Proteins from a genomic interval of Nematostella vectensis chromosome 5, jaNemVect1.1, whole genome shotgun sequence:
- the LOC5508713 gene encoding 40S ribosomal protein S6 has translation MKLNISYPVTGCQKLIEIEDERKVRSFYDKRMAMEVSGECLGDEWKGYVFRITGGNDKQGFPMKQGIMTNGRVRLLLSKGHSCYRPRRTGERKRKSVRGCIVDSQLSVLSLVIVKKGEQDIPGLTDNTIPRRLGPKRVGKIRKMFNLSKEDDVRQYVIRRPLPEKEGKKAKSKAPKIQRLVTPVVLQRKRKRLALKRQRAQKCKQEAADYAKLLAKRAKEAKEKRHEQLMKKRRASSLRDSVSAK, from the exons ATGAAG CTTAACATATCCTACCCCGTCACGGGGTGTCAGAAGCTGATTGAAATTGAAGATGAGCGTAAGGT ACGGAGCTTCTATGACAAGCGTATGGCCATGGAGGTATCTGGGGAGTGCCTGGGGGATGAGTGGAAGGGATACGTCTTCAGGATCACTGGTGGTAATGACAAACAGGGATTTCCCATGAAGCAGGGGATCATGACCAATGGCCGCGTCCGCCTCCTGCTCTCCAAGGGTCACAGCTGCTACAGGCCACGCCGCACTGGTGAGCGCAAGCGCAAGTCTGTCCGTGGCTGCATTGTGGATTCCCAGCTCAGTGTTCTGAGTCTTGTGATTGTCAAGAAGGGTGAGCAAGACATCCCTGGCCTGACGGATAACACCATCCCACGTCGTCTGGGTCCAAAGAGGGTTGGCAAGATCAGGAAGATGTTCAACTTGAGTAAGGAGGATGACGTGAGACAGTATGTGATCAGGAGACCACTTCCTGAGAAG GAGGGTAAGAAGGCAAAGAGCAAAGCTCCCAAGATACAACGCCTGGTCACACCTGTAGTACTGCAGCGCAAGCGTAAGCGTTTGGCCCTGAAGAGGCAGCGCGCCCAGAAATGCAAGCAGGAGGCTGCAGACTATGCCAAGCTGCTTGCCAAACGTGCCAAGGAGGCCAAGGAGAAGAGGCACGAACAGCTCATGAAGAAACGCAGAGCTTCTAGTCTCCGTGATTCTGTCAGCGCCAAATAA